The genomic stretch GGGAGACGGAGTTCCACCTCGACGAGAACACGGGGGCGGGGACGCATGGCTGAGCGCGAGGGCGGCCGGGAGCGGACCGTGTCGGGGGCGACCGCGGCCACCCGGCCGCGGGCCCGTCTGGACCAGCCGCGGCCGCCGCGCCGCCGGATCCTGCCCGAGTGGGACCCGGAGGCCTTCGGACGGCTCTCGGAGCGCATCGCGCGGTTCCTCGGCACCGGACGGTTCATCGTCTGGATGACGGTCATCGTGATCGTCTGGGTGCTGTGGAACGTCTTCGCGCCCAAGGACCTGAAGTTCGACGAGTACCCGTTCATCTTCCTGACCCTGATGCTCTCGCTCCAGGCCTCCTACGCGGCCCCGCTGATCCTGCTCGCGCAGAACCGGCAGGACGACCGGGACCGGGTCAACCTGGAACAGGACCGCAAGCAGAACGAGCGGTCGATCGCGGACACCGAGTACCTGACCCGGGAGATCGCCGCCCTGCGCATCGGCCTGGGCGAGGTGGCCACCCGGGACTGGATCCGCTCCGAACTCCAGGACGTGCTGAAGGAGCTGGACGGGCACCGCGGGGACGGCCATGTCGTATTCCCGGCAGAACGGTCCGCCGGACGTGACGCAGACGACCGCTGAGGGGCATCCCGAAGGCCCCCGGGATCGCCGTACCATCGTCCTTATGGCTACGGAAGACGCGGTGCGCGAAGCACTGTCGACGGTGAACGACCCCGAGATCAACCGACCCATCACCGAACTCGGGATGGTCAAGTCGGTGGAGATCGGTGCGGACGGAGCGGTCGCGGTCACCGTGTACCTGACGGTTTCCGGCTGCCCGATGCGGGACACGATCACGCAGCGCGTCACGGAGGCGGTCTCCCGGGTCGAGGGAGTCACCGCTGTCGACGTGACGCTCGACGTCATGAGCGACGAGCAGCGCAAGGAGCTGGCGACCGCGCTGCGGGGCGGCCAGACCGAGCGCGAGGTCCCCTTCGCCAAGCCGGGCTCCCTGACGCGCGTGTACGCGGTCGCCTCCGGCAAGGGCGGCGTCGGCAAGTCCTCGGTGACGGTGAACCTGGCGGCCGCGATGGCGGCGGACGGTCTGAAGGTCGGTGTCGTCGACGCCGACATCTACGGCCACTCCGTGCCCCGCATGCTGGGCGCCGACGGCCGTCCCACCCAGGTCGAGAACATGATCATGCCGCCGTCCGCGAACGGCGTGAAGGTGATCTCCATCGGCATGTTCACGCCGGGCAACGCGCCCGTGGTGTGGCGCGGCCCGATGCTGCACCGCGCGCTCCAGCAGTTCCTGGCGGATGTGTACTGGGGCGACTTGGACGTCCTGCTCCTGGACCTGCCGCCCGGCACCGGTGATATCGCGATCTCGGTCGCCCAGCTGGTCCCGAACGCCGAGATCCTGGTCGTGACGACCCCGCAGCAGGCGGCCGCCGAGGTGGCCGAGCGGGCCGGCTCCATCGCCGTGCAGACCCACCAGAAGATCGTCGGCGTGGTCGAGAACATGTCCGGCATGCCGTGCCCGCACTGCGGCGAGATGGTCGACGTCTTCGGCACCGGCGGCGGCCAGACCGTGGCGGACGGCCTGACCCGTACGACCGGCGCGACGGTCCCGGTGCTGGGCGCCATCCCGATCGACGTGCGCCTGCGTGAGGGCGGCGACGAGGGCAAGCCGGTGGTCCTGACCGACCCGGACAGCCCGGCGGGCAGCGCGCTGCGCGCGATCGCGGGCAAGCTCGGGGGCCGGCAGCGGGGCCTTTCGGGACTGTCCTTGGGGATCACCCCGAGGAACAAGTTCTGACCTGACTCACCGCGAAGGGGCGCCTCATCCGAAGGCGCCCCTTTGTCATGCGTACTCGCCGATGTCCTTGATCTCGGCGAAGCCGAGCCCGTACGCGCTCATCCCCCGGCCGTACGCCCCCACATGAACGCCCTGCTGCGTGGTCCCGGCGAGCACCCAGCCGAACTCGGACTCCCGGTAGTGGAAGGGCGTGGGGACGCCGTCCACCGGCAGGGAGAGGGTCGACCACTCGGACCCGGCCAGGTCGTCGGCGAGTGCCCAGGCGGTCTCGGTCTGCTGCTCCAGCCAGTCGTCCCGCAGCGAGTGGTCCATCTGCCCGGGCCAGGTGAAGGACAGCAGGCCAACCCCCGCCAGCCAAGCGGCCGAAGAGACGGACGTCGCCTCCAGCAGCCCCGTACCGTCGGCGCTCCGCCGGGACGGGCTCGCCGCGACGGTCACCACGACCGCGAACTTCTCCCGGTCCTCGGTCGCCTCATGACGTACCGACGGCTCGTCGCCGTGGCCGATCGAACCGTGCTCGACGGCCCCGTCGGCCGTCGTACCCACCTGCATCAGCCAGCGCGGGCCCGTGAACGCCTCGTCGAGGCCGTACCACGGGAAGGGCGCCAGCAGGTAGCCGTCGACCGTGCGGCGGGCGGAGGGGACCTGTTGTCCGCCCTCCGCGGCCGGCGCCTGCGCGACTGCCTGACTCGTCGTCTCCATGTGCCCGGACGCCTCCTCGCTCTCGGCGGACCGGGCGGCCCGCCCCCCTTCGGGCGGCCTCGCTTGTCGGCGACGGTCCGCACAACAACTCGGCAGCATATCCACACCGCTGAGAGGAGCCGGGAAACCGCCCGGCTCGCGAGGCGCCCGGACGGCGTGTTCAGGCCGTGCGGGCGCCTTGGGGAGATATGAAACGCATCACGTACGCGCGCGTACTGTGCGAGCTTCGCGCAGGTCGTGCACCGCGCTTACGCCTCAGGTGGCGTCCGCGTCGTAGGGCGGGCGCTCGTCGGGCTTCTTCTTCATGTCGACGCGGTCGCCGGAGGAGGACGAGGGCGACGACGAGGAGGAACCGGCGGACGAGTCGGAGTCGCGGCCGTGCACCGCGTCGGTGACCTCGGCCATCTCCTTCTTCATGTCGAAGCCGTTGCGGATCTCCTTGAGCCCCAGCTCGTCATTGTCCAACTGCTTGCGGATGAACGTCTTGGGGTTGAGATCCTCGAACTCGAAGTCCTTGAACTCCGGGCCGAGTTCCTGCCGGATGTCCTGCTTGGCGCTCTCCGAGAACTCGCGGACCTTACGAACCGTCCGCATCACGTCCTGGATGACCTTCGGGAGCTTGTCCGGACCGAAGACGAGCACGGCAAGGACGATGAGCGTCACCAGCTCTAGCGGTCCTATGTCATTGAACACCTGAAGCTCCTTGCGATCCGGGCCGGGTCCACGGTACCTGCCGTTCCTGTACGACCGGTACTGTCCCGGCGCCTCCGGGTCCGTCCGGACCGAGGGTTTTCCGGGTTGTTTGCCTTGTGGACGGCGGTACGCGCCCACACCTGTGAGGTTTCTGTCAGTCGCCGTCCGAGGAGCCGAGCGTCAGCGAGAGGGTGATCTCCTTGCCGTCCCGCTCCAGGGTCAGCTCCAGCCGGTCGCCGGGGCGGTGGGAGCGGGTCTTGACGATCAGTTCCTCGCCGGAGTGCACGCGCTGGCCGTCGACCTCGGTGATCACATCGCCGGGTTCGATTCCGGCCCGGTCGCCGGGACCGCCCGTGGTGACCGGCGGGCCGCCGTCGCCCGCCTTGGTGCCGACCCGCGCGCCGTCGCCCGAGTAGTCCATGTCGAGGGTGACGCCGATGACGGGGTGGGTGGCCCGGCCGGTGTTGATCAGCTCCTCGGCCACCCGCTTGCCCTGGTTGATCGGGATGGCGAACCCGAGTCCTATGGAACCCGCCTGCCCGCCGTCCGGGGCGGAGCCGCTGTCGGCGGAGCGGATCGCGGAGTTGATGCCGATGACCCGGGCCTTGGCGTCCAGCAGGGGCCCGCCGGAGTTGCCGGGGTTGATCGGGGCGTCGGTCTGGAGGGCGTCGACGTAGGAGACATCGCTGGCGTCGCCGCTCTCGCCGCCGGCCGTGATGGGGCGCTCCTTGGCGCTGATGATGCCGGAAGTGACGGTGCCCGCCAGGTCGAAGGGGGCGCCGATGGCGACGACGGGGTCGCCGACCTGGACGTTGTCGGAGTTGCCGAGGGTCAGCGGGGTCAGCCCGCTGACGCCGGTCACCTTCACCACGGCGAGGTCGTAGCCGCTGTCCCGTCCGACGACGGTGGCCTTGGCGGTGTCGCCGCTGTGGAACGTCACGGTGATCTCGCCGTCGGAACCGGCGGGCTCCACGACGTGGTTGTTGGTGAGGATGTGGCCCCGGTCGTCGAGCACGAACCCGGTTCCGGTGCCCGCTTCCTCGGCCCCGGACACATGCAGGGTCACCACGCTCGGCAGCGCCCGCGCGGCGATCCCGGCGACACTGTCCGGCGCCCGCCCGGTGGGCTCCGCATCGACCTGCGGCAGCTCTACGTTCCCCACCCCACCGTTCCGCTCCAGATACGCCCCTACGGCCCCGCCGACGCCCCCGGAGACGAGCGCGACCATCAGCACACCGATGAGCAGCACCCGCTTGGCGCGCTTCCGCTTCTGCCCCTCGCTGCGCACCGGGGCCCCGTTCTGCTGAAGCGGCCCGGTGAGAGGCCCCGAGGCCCAGGGGTCGTAGTTCTGCCAGGGGACGGGGGCGGCGGCGCTCTGTAGGGGGGACGGGGGTGGGAGGGTGGTGCTGTGTCCTTGGGCGGGGCCTGGGGCGGGGTTCGGTGTGAGGGCTTGCGCGGCAGCGGGGGCCGTGGCCGCCGGGGCGGGTACGGCTGTGGCGTGCGGCGGGGCCGGGGCGTGGGCCTGGGCCGGTGCGGCCACGCCGTGGGCTGTGGCCGGAGCCGGTACCGCCGTGCCGTGCGCCGGGGTCGTCGCCGGGTGCTGCACCGGCGGGGCGGGCGCCCAAGGGCCTGGCTCGCCGTAGGGCGGGGTGCTGTAGGGGTCGGGGTCGTGCAGGGGGCGGGGGCGCTCGTCGGCGGGCGGGGGCGCGGGTTCGGCGGACAAGGCTGCTTCCCCACGCGGGGCGGCATCCCCCAGCGGGGGCGCTTCCGCAGGCAGGGCGGCTTCCGCAGGCGGGACGGCATCCCCGAGCTGCGCGGCTTCCGTGGAGGCGGCCGGGGTCACCGGCTCGCTGCCGGTCGCCGGGATCGTCTCCCCGGCCGGCCTGCTCAGCTCGTAGTCGCCCTCGGCCGAGGCGTCGGGGATGGGCCGCTTCAGCTCGAAGTCACCGTCGGCGTTCGGTATCGGGGCCGGTGCGGGCGGCGACGGCTCGGCCGTCTCGTCCGTCCGGCCCGAAGGCCCCTGGAGCCGAGGCCGGCTCCACCATTTCGCCTTCGTGGGCTTCCCCTCGTTCATGCTCTCCCCACAGCCGGCCGCGGCACGGCCCGTCGGCGATGGCCGCGGCTCCTCGAACTCCGCCACCGCGCCCGGCTGCCTGCCATGAACGCGGCCCACCCTGGATTCAACCAGGTTCGTGGGCCGCCGCGCAGAGGCCGGGTCAGCGGCTGCTGATGGAAGGGGTGTTGGAGGCGGACGGGGACGCGGTCGCGTCGGGGACGGGTGCGGCGAGCAGGCCCGGGGTGGTGACCTCCGGGTCGGTGTGCCAGGTGGTGAGGGTGAGCGGCGGGGTGGCGCTGAGCGGACGTATGAGCGGGGACAAGGCGGCCGCGCCCGCGACCGCCGGGGTGGCCGATGCCTCGGCCTGGGCGGCGCCCGGGGCGGGCACTCCGGGCAGCAGCGGCGCGGACACCGAGGTCGTGGCGGCCGGGGTGTCGCCGAGGGCACGCTGTCCCTGGCCCTGCACGAGCAGCGGCCCGACGCCACGGCGGCGCTGGTTCTCGGGTGCCGTCGAGGCTCCCGTGCCCTGGCTGCGCGCCGGGGTCACATTGCTGCCGGAGCCGGAACCGCGGGCGTCCGTCTCGGTCGGGACACCGGTGGTGACCCCGCCGAGCGCGATGGCCGCGAGGGACACCGCTCCGGCGGCGACGAAGGCGAACCGCAGCCCGCGCGAGGAGGACCGGTCGGCGTCGGGGCGGCCGACGGGGTGCACGCGGAAGCCGCCGGCCGGGGAGCCGGTGAGCGCCGGGGTGTGCGGCCGGGCAGGGACGTAGCCGAACTCGAAGCGCTCGCCCCGCCGCATGCCGAAGGCGCCGGGCGCGTGCTGCTCGGCGAGTCCGCCGAAGGGACCCCCGCCCAGCGGCGAGCCACCGCCGAGATCGTCTCCCGGCAGGCCCTGGAGCCGGGCCAGGAAGCTCTCGGAGGGCGGCGGCGGGGCCGCCTCCGCGAAGACGTTCTTCAGCCGGCGCTGGGCGTCGGCCTCCGCCTTGCACTTGGCGCAGGTGGCCAGGTGCGCGAGGACCCGCTCGCGCGAGTCATGACCGAGCTCTCCGTCCACCAGGGCGGAGAGTCGGTCTCCCAGGTGCTGTTCGGCGAGCCGGCGCTCGCCCGGTTCGGGTCGGGTCGCACTCACGCGGTCGCGCCCCCTCCCCCCAGTGCGGCCACACGCGGCACGAAGGACCGGCGCTCGGCCCGGGCTTCCGGGGAACGGTGCGCGAGGGCCTTGCGCAGCTGCGAGCGACCGCGGTGGATCCGGGACCGGACGGTGCCGAGCTTGACGCCGAGGGTGGCGGCGATCTCCTCGTACGACAGTCCCTCGATGTCGCACAGGACGACCGCGGCGCGGAACTCGGGCGCGAGGGTGTCGAGGGCCTGCTGGACGTCGGCGTCGAAGTGCGCGTCGTTGAAGACCTGCTGCGGGGACGGCTCACGGCTGGGCAGGCGCTCGGCCGCGTCCTCGCCGAGAGCGTCGAAGCGGATGCGCTGCTTGCGGCGGACCATGTCCAGGAACAGGTTGGTGGTGATGCGGTGCAGCCAACCCTCGAAGGTCCCCGGGGTGTAGGTGGACAGCGAGCGGAAGACGCGGACGAAGACCTCCTGGGTGAGATCCTCGGCGTCGTGCTGGTTGCCGGTGAGCCGGTACGCGAGGCGGTAGACGCGGCCGCTGTGCGTGCTGACGATCTCCTCCCACGTGGGCGGAGTCCACGCCTGCCCGTCCGCGTCGGTGGAGAAGGTCGCGGTCTGGGCGTAGTCGTCGGCGTGGTCAGCAGCGGTGTCGTTCACGGATTTCGGCTTCCCTGCCGATCCGAGAAAGCGCCGTAGCACTCCTCCCCGATCCACAGGCGCAGCCGCACCTCCCCTGTCGGCTCTGGTGGTGTCCAGTGGAGCCCCTACCATAGCCACCTCGCCCGTTAGCTCCGGATAAGCGGTTTTACGAGACATTGATCTGGGCTGATACGGCTCATGCGGCTGCGTCAGCATGTTCTGGACCTCTGGCCCGGTGTCGTGATCCAACCGTGTCCCCCCTAACGTCTCCCACCCCTCTAAACGCCTGGTCCCATCTGCGGGTTCCCGGCCGCAACGGATACAGTCACGCCCAGGCAACCACGGGGACAGGAGAGGGTCATTACCGCCAACCGGCAGACGAGCTGGGCGTTCGCCGACGCCTATGTCGCCGAGGACGACGCACTGCGCTGGGCCCGTGACCGGGCACGCGAGGCAGGGCTGCGCTCGGTGTCGCCCGGCACGGGCGCGGCACTGCGGTTGCTAGCCGCCACCGTGGACGCGAAGGCGGTCGCGGAGATCGGCACCGGCACCGGCGTCTCCGGGATCCATCTGCTGCACGGAATGCGTCCGGACGGCGTGCTGACCACCGTGGACCCCGAGCCGGAGCACCAGCAGTTCGCCCGGCAGGCCTTCCGGGCCTCAGGCTTCGCCAGCAACCGGGCACGGTTCATCCCCGGCCGCGCGCTGGACGTACTGCCCCGGCTCGCGGACGCGGGCTACGACCTGGTCTTCTGCGACGGCGACCGGCTCGAGTTCCTGGACTACCTCGCTGAATCGTTGCGCCTGCTGCGTCCGGGTGGCCTGGTGGTCTTCGAGGGCGTCTTCGCGAACGGCCGTACGGTCGACTCGGGCCCCCAGCCGACCGAGGTGCTGCGGCTGCGGGAGCTGCTGCGCGCCGTGCGCGAGAGCCAGGACCTGGTGCCGTCACTGCTGCCGGTGGGCGACGGACTGCTCTGCGCGGTCAAGCGCTGACGGCTCGGCTCACGGAGCGTAGCGGTCAAGGCCGGGAAAACAGCGACCCCGGCATCTCATACGATGCCGGGGCAGCCGAAAGGATATGGTCGCTTCCGCGTCAGCCGACGACCTTCTTGAGGGCGTCGCCGAGCGCGTCGGCCTCGTCAGGGGTCAGCTCGACGACGAGCCGACCGCCGCCTTCGAGCGGAACGCGCATGACGATGCCCCGCCCCTCCTTGGTCACCTCGAGCGGGCCATCGCCCGTCCGCGGCTTCATGGCCGCCATGCTCGTTCCCCTTCCTGAAACCAGCTCATCGTCAAAGCCGACGGCCCCATTGAGGGCATGCGCGGTCCTTGAAGGACACGCGACACCGGCATCGAACACATTGCTTCCAAGCCATTATCCCGCATCGCAGGACCCGATGACCAACATCAGTCGGCATCGCTTGGGCAACGCGCCCGAGCAAAACCACTCAATTCGGCGATGTGACTGCGATACTGCGCCGCCGCACGCGTGTCCGCCGAACGGAAACCGGCGCGATTTCTTTGACGCAGGTCACACGTACGCTCCCGACGATCTCCGCCATGCTGTCCTCAGAGACGAGCCAGACATGAGCCGCGAACACCGGAGGGGATACGCCATGGCCGACACCGTGCTCTACGAGGTGAGCGACGGACTCGCGACGATCACGCTGAACCGCCCCGAGGCGATGAACGCGCTGAACATCGAGACGAAGGTCGCGCTGCGGGAGGCCGTGACGGCGGCGGGCGCCGACTCCTCGGTGCGGGCCGTGCTGCTGACCGCCGCCGGGGACCGGGCGTTCTGCGTGGGCCAGGACCTCAAGGAGCACATCGGGCTGCTGGCCGAGGGGTCCGGACAGGTGATGAGCACGGTGCGTGAGCACTACAACCCGATCGCCCGGGCGCTGACGGAGATGCCGAAGCCGGTGGTGGCCGGGGTGAACGGGGTCGCCGCGGGGGCGGGGTTCGGGTTCGCCCTCGCCGCGGACTACCGAGTCGTTGCCGACTCGGCTGCCTTCAATACGTCGTTCGCCGGTGTCGCGCTGACTGCGGACTCGGGGATCTCCTGGACGCTGCCTCGGGTGGTCGGGCCTGGGCGCGCTGCTGACCTGCTGCTGTTCCCTCGGAGCATCAAGGCTCAGGAGGCGTACGAGCTGGGGATCGCGAGTCGGGTGGTGCCCGCGGCGTCGCTCCGCGAGGAGGCGGAGAAGGTGGCTCGGGCGTTGGCCGAGGGGCCGACGGTGGCGTATTCGGCGATCAAGGAGTCTTTGGCGTACGGGTCCTCCCACTCCTTCGCCGAGGCGCTGGAGAAGGAGAACGAGCTCCAGACCAAGGCCGGGGCGTCGGAGGATCACACGATCGCTGTTCAGGCGTTTGTGAACAAGGAGAAGCCGAAGTATTTGGGGCGGTAGGGGCTTGGTGGCGTCGCGGGGTGCGGGTGCGTTGTGGCTGGTCGCGCCCACGCGGCGGAGCCGCAAATCGATACAGCCCCGCGCCCCTAAGGTCGGATTCGCGCCGCGCAGGTTTCCAAGTGGTCGTTCACCAGGCCGCACGCCTGCATCAGGGCGTATGCCGTCGTCGGGCCCACGAACTTCAAGCCTCGCTTCTTCAGGGCCTTGGACAGGGCCGTTGACTCCGGAGTCACCGCTGGGACGTCTGCGATGGTCTTTGGGGCCGGGCCCGGCTCCGGGGCGTGGGACCAGATGAGGTCGTCGAGGTCGCCCGGGGTCCAGTCGGTCAGGGTCCGGGCGTTGGCGAGGGTGGCGTCGATTTTTGCCCTGTTGCGGATGATGCCCTCGTCGGCCAGGAGGCGGTCGCGGTCCTCGTCCGTGAAGGCGGCCACCTTCGCGATCTTGAACTCGGCGAAGGCCGTGCGGAAGCCGGGGCGGCGGCGCAGGATCGTGATCCAGGACAGGCCCGACTGGAAGGCCTCCAGGGAGAGGCGTTCGAACAGGGCGTCGTCGCCGTGGACCGGGCGGCCCCACTCCCCGTCGTGGTACGTCACGTAGTCCGGGGTGGACAGGGCCCAGGGGCAGCGCAGGGCGCCGTCGGGGCCGGCCAGGGCCGTGCCGTCGGTCACTGGTCCTCCTGGGCGGGCTTCTCCATGGAGACGTGCCCACCGGACCGGGCCCCGGCCAGGGCCGACTCCAGGTCGGCGATACGGGAGTCGCGCTCGGCGAGCTCGGCGCCGAGGCGGCTGAGGGCGTCGTCGACGTCGGACATGCGGTAACCGCGGGCGGCGAGGGGGAAGCGCAGGTTCTCGACGTCGACTCGGCCCACGGGGCGGTCGAGCGGGAGCGGGTCCTGGAGGCGCTCCGGGGCGGCCTCCGGCAGCGGGCCGCCGCCCTCGCCGCCGCCCACCACCGCGAGGGTCAC from Streptomyces davaonensis JCM 4913 encodes the following:
- a CDS encoding Mrp/NBP35 family ATP-binding protein, with the protein product MATEDAVREALSTVNDPEINRPITELGMVKSVEIGADGAVAVTVYLTVSGCPMRDTITQRVTEAVSRVEGVTAVDVTLDVMSDEQRKELATALRGGQTEREVPFAKPGSLTRVYAVASGKGGVGKSSVTVNLAAAMAADGLKVGVVDADIYGHSVPRMLGADGRPTQVENMIMPPSANGVKVISIGMFTPGNAPVVWRGPMLHRALQQFLADVYWGDLDVLLLDLPPGTGDIAISVAQLVPNAEILVVTTPQQAAAEVAERAGSIAVQTHQKIVGVVENMSGMPCPHCGEMVDVFGTGGGQTVADGLTRTTGATVPVLGAIPIDVRLREGGDEGKPVVLTDPDSPAGSALRAIAGKLGGRQRGLSGLSLGITPRNKF
- a CDS encoding DUF3117 domain-containing protein → MAAMKPRTGDGPLEVTKEGRGIVMRVPLEGGGRLVVELTPDEADALGDALKKVVG
- the sigE gene encoding RNA polymerase sigma factor SigE yields the protein MLRRFLGSAGKPKSVNDTAADHADDYAQTATFSTDADGQAWTPPTWEEIVSTHSGRVYRLAYRLTGNQHDAEDLTQEVFVRVFRSLSTYTPGTFEGWLHRITTNLFLDMVRRKQRIRFDALGEDAAERLPSREPSPQQVFNDAHFDADVQQALDTLAPEFRAAVVLCDIEGLSYEEIAATLGVKLGTVRSRIHRGRSQLRKALAHRSPEARAERRSFVPRVAALGGGGATA
- a CDS encoding sec-independent translocase, translating into MFNDIGPLELVTLIVLAVLVFGPDKLPKVIQDVMRTVRKVREFSESAKQDIRQELGPEFKDFEFEDLNPKTFIRKQLDNDELGLKEIRNGFDMKKEMAEVTDAVHGRDSDSSAGSSSSSPSSSSGDRVDMKKKPDERPPYDADAT
- a CDS encoding DUF1003 domain-containing protein; the encoded protein is MAEREGGRERTVSGATAATRPRARLDQPRPPRRRILPEWDPEAFGRLSERIARFLGTGRFIVWMTVIVIVWVLWNVFAPKDLKFDEYPFIFLTLMLSLQASYAAPLILLAQNRQDDRDRVNLEQDRKQNERSIADTEYLTREIAALRIGLGEVATRDWIRSELQDVLKELDGHRGDGHVVFPAERSAGRDADDR
- a CDS encoding O-methyltransferase, coding for MCGFPAATDTVTPRQPRGQERVITANRQTSWAFADAYVAEDDALRWARDRAREAGLRSVSPGTGAALRLLAATVDAKAVAEIGTGTGVSGIHLLHGMRPDGVLTTVDPEPEHQQFARQAFRASGFASNRARFIPGRALDVLPRLADAGYDLVFCDGDRLEFLDYLAESLRLLRPGGLVVFEGVFANGRTVDSGPQPTEVLRLRELLRAVRESQDLVPSLLPVGDGLLCAVKR
- a CDS encoding DivIVA domain-containing protein, with the protein product MFLFLVVALAVVVAAVTLAVVGGGEGGGPLPEAAPERLQDPLPLDRPVGRVDVENLRFPLAARGYRMSDVDDALSRLGAELAERDSRIADLESALAGARSGGHVSMEKPAQEDQ
- a CDS encoding anti-sigma factor family protein, whose protein sequence is MSATRPEPGERRLAEQHLGDRLSALVDGELGHDSRERVLAHLATCAKCKAEADAQRRLKNVFAEAAPPPPSESFLARLQGLPGDDLGGGSPLGGGPFGGLAEQHAPGAFGMRRGERFEFGYVPARPHTPALTGSPAGGFRVHPVGRPDADRSSSRGLRFAFVAAGAVSLAAIALGGVTTGVPTETDARGSGSGSNVTPARSQGTGASTAPENQRRRGVGPLLVQGQGQRALGDTPAATTSVSAPLLPGVPAPGAAQAEASATPAVAGAAALSPLIRPLSATPPLTLTTWHTDPEVTTPGLLAAPVPDATASPSASNTPSISSR
- a CDS encoding S1C family serine protease, translating into MNEGKPTKAKWWSRPRLQGPSGRTDETAEPSPPAPAPIPNADGDFELKRPIPDASAEGDYELSRPAGETIPATGSEPVTPAASTEAAQLGDAVPPAEAALPAEAPPLGDAAPRGEAALSAEPAPPPADERPRPLHDPDPYSTPPYGEPGPWAPAPPVQHPATTPAHGTAVPAPATAHGVAAPAQAHAPAPPHATAVPAPAATAPAAAQALTPNPAPGPAQGHSTTLPPPSPLQSAAAPVPWQNYDPWASGPLTGPLQQNGAPVRSEGQKRKRAKRVLLIGVLMVALVSGGVGGAVGAYLERNGGVGNVELPQVDAEPTGRAPDSVAGIAARALPSVVTLHVSGAEEAGTGTGFVLDDRGHILTNNHVVEPAGSDGEITVTFHSGDTAKATVVGRDSGYDLAVVKVTGVSGLTPLTLGNSDNVQVGDPVVAIGAPFDLAGTVTSGIISAKERPITAGGESGDASDVSYVDALQTDAPINPGNSGGPLLDAKARVIGINSAIRSADSGSAPDGGQAGSIGLGFAIPINQGKRVAEELINTGRATHPVIGVTLDMDYSGDGARVGTKAGDGGPPVTTGGPGDRAGIEPGDVITEVDGQRVHSGEELIVKTRSHRPGDRLELTLERDGKEITLSLTLGSSDGD
- the chcB gene encoding 2-cyclohexenylcarbonyl CoA isomerase translates to MADTVLYEVSDGLATITLNRPEAMNALNIETKVALREAVTAAGADSSVRAVLLTAAGDRAFCVGQDLKEHIGLLAEGSGQVMSTVREHYNPIARALTEMPKPVVAGVNGVAAGAGFGFALAADYRVVADSAAFNTSFAGVALTADSGISWTLPRVVGPGRAADLLLFPRSIKAQEAYELGIASRVVPAASLREEAEKVARALAEGPTVAYSAIKESLAYGSSHSFAEALEKENELQTKAGASEDHTIAVQAFVNKEKPKYLGR
- a CDS encoding DNA-3-methyladenine glycosylase I is translated as MTDGTALAGPDGALRCPWALSTPDYVTYHDGEWGRPVHGDDALFERLSLEAFQSGLSWITILRRRPGFRTAFAEFKIAKVAAFTDEDRDRLLADEGIIRNRAKIDATLANARTLTDWTPGDLDDLIWSHAPEPGPAPKTIADVPAVTPESTALSKALKKRGLKFVGPTTAYALMQACGLVNDHLETCAARIRP